Below is a genomic region from Miscanthus floridulus cultivar M001 chromosome 1, ASM1932011v1, whole genome shotgun sequence.
AGGAAGGTGCCGTACCAAGAGAAGCACGTCGCGCAGCAGGCGTCCATTGTTGGAAACATGGAGGCATTTGGCTTGCTGCGGAAGGGTAGCGATGAGGTGGTTGATGGAGAGAATGCGGCGGTGAGTGCTCAGGCAGTTGTGGAGTTTGGAGCTGGAAGAGGGTACTTGACTCAGGTGCTGGTGGACTGTTATGGGATCACGAATGTGTTCTTGGTTGAGAGGCGGTCCTACAAGCTTAAGGTCAGTAAGTCTAAACAATTTTTTATGTTTCTGGGATAAGATCCACTTGATCTGTATTAATGCTTGTTGTTGGTTACTCTATCTTGTTAAGTGCAGCTTAACTTCCACAaggccctcaaatctgcatcatAGTTAGGCTCAATAACCAATACATAGTCTCTAAATTTTTTTTGCACAAAGGAGTGTCAGTTTTTGTGACCTCTTGGCTTTTGTAGCTTTACTATCCTTGATGTAGCCTGTATTTAGCAAACGAATGTTAAGATGCATTGACTTTGTGTACTAGTGCAATGTGTAGTTGTGTGTTGTTTCTAGTGAGGTGAGTTTATGGTCTTAACTTGTTACTCTTTTCTGAATTTAGTACCACTGCCGTCGTTTTGGATATAATGTGTTATTTTCTAGAGTAAGCTTGATTGTACTGTGAATTTTCTCTAACACAACAACTTGCTGTTATGCTAAATCTAATTTGTCCAAGATATATAAGTTCTTTCACCTCCTGATTAAGTACCTGTTCTCTTCCCTCTACACTTATTAGGCTGATCGAAGCTTGCGTCAAAATGAAGATGTTACCTTGGAGCGTTTGAGAATTGATAGTGAGCTTTCTTTTCATTTCTGTATTTATTGGGTTATATCCAACGTAATGAATTTTGAGTGTTCTGCACTTTGCAAGCACCTTCTTGAATGAATCTTTCTGTGTGCGACGGAGTTGCTTCATTTGATCATTTATATTTCTGTGCTTGTACTTTATTTTACAAATATAAGCACTGATTAGAAACATAAACGCAATACAGTTGAGGATTTGAAACTGCACGGAATAGAGGCATTGAGGGGGCTCCAATATCTAGCAATTGGAAAGCATCTGTGTGGACCTGCCACAGGTTGTCCTAATTTTTGAAATTTATGCCTTCATTTCATGTTGAGAAAAGTTGAGAATATCTAAGAAAATTTATCTTCCATCTCCAGATATGACCATGATGTGCTGTCTTCCTGAACGATATGACCAAACAGAAGAAAACGGCAAACATAGTCTTCAAGGCCTTGCTCTAGCTACCTGTTGCCACCATCTTTGCCAATGGAAGCATTACACAagtaatttccttttttttttaagaatgCTAAGCATTTCAACACAAAAAAGAATTTGAATCTGTCTGTCACTTTCACCTCATCTACAGATATACAAAAGTTTGTCTTCCCTTGAAAGTTACAGCAAAACTTGTTAAATTGCATGCAAAGTAATTTGTTTTCTTATCGCTGCAGATAAATCTTTCCTCTTGGGACTAGGTATCACAGAGGAAGAATTTCATGCCATGACATGGTTTAGCAGCTGGGCTGTGGATGGTGATCATAGCTACCCAGATTCTCCTGTGGAGGTTGAAGACACGTCCTCTGAAGTCAGGTAGGTAATTCTCAATCATCAGACAAGTGCCATATGGTATTTTAGGTCTTGCCTTCATTTCTATTGTGGTTAAATACTGTCTGTTCGAATCTCTACACTCTAGTGTCATTCTGTGCATCATGCCTTGTCATCGCTAGGTTATTTATTTTTCGACGTTTGTGGTTTAAAGAATTCTCATAATTCACTTTCTGGAACTTCAACTTTATTGTGTCATGCCATTGAAAACTTGATATTTGTTTTATGCCATTTTGTGTTGGACTAGAGAACTAGAGAAGCTTGATCAGGAAATCATCGGAATTGAGAGAATAATCCGAAGTATACCAGCAGGGGAGAGGGCCTCTCTGGGATCCATGTGTAAAGATATCATTGATACGGGGAGGCTACTATGGCTTGGGCAGAAGGGTCTGGTTGCTGATCTTGTAAGCTATGTTCCATCCAAAATTTCACCAGAAAACCGTCTACTCATCGCAAAATGTACATCTTGATTTGGCTGAAAAGCAAGTGCATGTATTTCAGCCCTGCAAATTTTCAGGAGCTTGGATTGTAAAAGATAGTTTCAACAAATACAATCTTAAGTTTTTCAGCATCATTCCAAGAAATATTATGTCTCAACGATTATACATACAAGAACATGTTTTATTCTGATGGTTCACAAAATCTCCGCAAGGAATTAATTCTACAATAAAATGGATGAAAGGAACAGAAGCACGTTAGGCTGTAAATATAGTTGATATTGACGATATATAAGCTTACAGCAGCAACACTGCAACAGGATCCTGCTTTAAATACAAAGGAACTTCACACGGTAATTATGTTCCTTTGATCTTAGCCACCACACTAAAACTCTCAACATACAAACAACAGCTAGGCTTATTTCATCCTAAAACTTACATCGGTCCACGCTCCAACAACTCCCATCTGAATGTGGGCGCAGCATAAACCCTGGGAAAGGTGTGAAGGAGTATGCCCACGCAGACACAAACCACAGCAACTCCCATCACAGTCAACATTGCTGGCCTATAAAGGAAGGTCCTTGATGCAGAATTTGGATACACCCGTGCCTGACGGCTGCAGAGGAGGCAACTTGGCACTGATGCAGACATTGGCCTGCAGATCTCCAGGCTAACATCGCCAGGCTTAACACCATCAGTTATTACAGAGCATATACTGCTCGGAACACCGAGGACAACCTGGCCTTTGCCAAGATGCTTATCCATCTTCTTTTGGACCAGATTCAGGTAAGCATCATTGCCTCTCTGCCGAGCATAGTCTTCTGGGGTAAAACCTGTTTCGTCCCGTGCATTGCTCCAAGCACTAATTCCAATCTGCATGGGATAAGTCAAAACAGGGATGTTAGATATAACTATTATCATTCGACTCTattaattaaatttaaaatatatGCAATGCATGTGACATCTGGTAGCTCATGTATTCATCACTTCACAGTTCAATGTATGTGTAAGTCTGTGCTTTAGTGAAATAATAAAACATCAAAAGAATGATAATTTACTAAATTTCTAATGATCTACTGTTGTAAATTAATATAGCTCAGCTTGAGGTGGTGGAAAGAAAGAGGCAAAATTCCAAGAACTAGAAAAGAGAATACCAGTCCAGGATCATCGGTCAGCACATCCAACACGTCCTCTGCATCACTAGTAGCAGCTGCTATATGGAGGGGGGTAATCGTTGAAGGGCCCAGAGCATCAGGTCTAAATAAGTATGTCTGTGCAGTTCCCTTCGAGTTTTTATTTGGTTTGTATCTCAGCAGAAATCTAACCATGTTAACAGACTTCCTCCGTACAGCAGCATGCAACAAATTTTCTGAAAGCACCACCTCTTCTGGAGATCGGGATCCCACATCAACAAGGCCAATAAATAAGAAATCTAACAGCATTTTGATCACAGCACACCACTCCCGCTCCATGGCAAATACACCAAGATTCCTGAATCTCCACATGTTAAAGGCAGCTAGAGATGTATCAGTTTCGTCCTCTTTAGACATTCTGTTCGCTCTATGAAGAAGCCAACCCAGCTCATTTAGAAACTCCAGAGCTTGGTCCCTGGCATTATCATTAACATTTGCATGTTCGTTACTGGAGGACtcaaatatgctctccagctcaGAAACCTCAGAGCATACATCCTTCTCAGCAATTATGAAGGGGAAGAAGCCATTGCTAAAACCACTATCTTCGACCTGAAATTGCAGGTGATATTCAGGGGGGATTCAAGGTTACAGAAGAAAACCAAAATAACCGCATCATAAGAAAAGCTCTATAAGTATATTTTGTTCTCGAAcagaagttatataagtatattTTGTTCTCA
It encodes:
- the LOC136497808 gene encoding tRNA:m(4)X modification enzyme TRM13-like isoform X1, producing the protein MGRAPVNGKRSPPPPPPPGRCHFWLPNKRRHCANSSLPSSQYCGNHLPESASGAGRRVPCPVDPSHTVLEENLEAHVGKCPLKKQVAALTAQPYYSKGINSGAGEPGCGVTSAEKRAAVYRLTEEEFRSLLGKIRSVHAAASAAIRESYLITGACDKWMSGQVDRKVPYQEKHVAQQASIVGNMEAFGLLRKGSDEVVDGENAAVSAQAVVEFGAGRGYLTQVLVDCYGITNVFLVERRSYKLKADRSLRQNEDVTLERLRIDIEDLKLHGIEALRGLQYLAIGKHLCGPATDMTMMCCLPERYDQTEENGKHSLQGLALATCCHHLCQWKHYTNKSFLLGLGITEEEFHAMTWFSSWAVDGDHSYPDSPVEVEDTSSEVRELEKLDQEIIGIERIIRSIPAGERASLGSMCKDIIDTGRLLWLGQKGLVADLVSYVPSKISPENRLLIAKCTS
- the LOC136497808 gene encoding uncharacterized protein isoform X2, giving the protein MRSHHRFPGLIWTAYTRSDGRSASTKAALRLPPPPVPFPSRRLPLLAAAAAARDGPCASERTVLEENLEAHVGKCPLKKQVAALTAQPYYSKGINSGAGEPGCGVTSAEKRAAVYRLTEEEFRSLLGKIRSVHAAASAAIRESYLITGACDKWMSGQVDRKVPYQEKHVAQQASIVGNMEAFGLLRKGSDEVVDGENAAVSAQAVVEFGAGRGYLTQVLVDCYGITNVFLVERRSYKLKADRSLRQNEDVTLERLRIDIEDLKLHGIEALRGLQYLAIGKHLCGPATDMTMMCCLPERYDQTEENGKHSLQGLALATCCHHLCQWKHYTNKSFLLGLGITEEEFHAMTWFSSWAVDGDHSYPDSPVEVEDTSSEVRELEKLDQEIIGIERIIRSIPAGERASLGSMCKDIIDTGRLLWLGQKGLVADLVSYVPSKISPENRLLIAKCTS